The genomic segment ATCCGCGACATCTTCACGATGGGGGCCCGCCCTATCGCCCTGATGGACAGCCTCCACTTCGGCGACCTCGATGACGCCCATATGCGCTACCTCCTCGGCGGGGTCGTCTCCGGCATCGCCGGCTACGGCAACTGCATCGGGGTTCCGACCGTCGGCGGCGAGACCCGCTTCCATCCCTGCTACCGGGGAAACATTCTGGTGAACGTGATGTGCCTCGGTGTCCTGCGGGCGGACAAGATCTTCCGCGGGAGCGCCTCGGGCGCCGGCAATCCGGTGATCTACGTCGGGGCGGAGACCGGAAGGGACGGCATCCACGGCGCCTCGATGGCCTCGGCCGGGTTCGACGATCAGACCGGGGAGAAGCGTCCCACGGTTCAGGTGGGCGATCCGTTCAAGGAAAAACTTTTGCTCGAAGCCTGCCTGGAGTTGATGAAGAGCGGCGCCATCATCGGGATACAGGACATGGGGGCGGCCGGCCTGATCTCATCGAGCGTCGAGATGGCCGGGCGGGCCGGAACGGGCCTCGTTCTGCGGCTCGACAGCGTACCCACCCGCGAGGCGGGCATGAACGCCTACGAGATGATGCTCTCCGAAAGCCAGGAGCGGATGCTCATCGTGGCGAAAAAAGGGCACGAGAGCGAAGTGCGCGACATCTTCGAGCGCTGGGACCTCCCCTCGGCCGTTGTCGGCGAGGTCACGAAGGACGGCAGGCTTCGCATTGAGATGGAGGGCCGGAGCATGGCCGACCTTCCCGTCGGGGTGCTCACCGATGAAGCGCCCGCCTACAACCGTCCCAAAAAACGGGCGCGCGGCCTTCCGGCCACCGACCCGCTCGAAACCCTCCCGCAGGAAGAAGACCTCGGCGCCGGGCTCCTCGAGATGCTCCGCCACCCCAACCAAGCGGACAAAAAACCCATCTGGCGCCAGTACGACTACATGGTCCGGACAAACACGCTGGCCCCTCCCGGCGGGGACGCGGCCGTGATCCGCATCAAGGGAACGAAGAAGGCGGTGGCCCTGTCCACGGACGGAAACGCGCGCTACTGCATGCTCGATGCCCAGCTGGGCGGCTCCCACGCCGTGGCCGAGGCGGCCCGGAACGTCAGCTGCACGGGAGCGACCCCCATCGCGATGACCAACTGCCTGAACTTCGGAAACCCCGAACGGCCCGCCGTGATGTCGCAGTTCGCGCTCGCCGTCGAAGGGATGGCGGCCGCGTGCCGGGCGCTGGAGGTTCCGGTCGTAAGCGGGAACGTCAGCTTCTACAACGAAACGCACGGCATCGCCATTTACCCGACCCCCGTCGTCGGGATGGTGGGGCTGCTCGATGACGCCCGAAAGCGCGTGGGCGCGGGCTTTCAGCGGATCGGCGATGCGGTCCTGCTTCTCCATCCCGCCGGCGAGTCCCCGCTTCCGGAAAACGGCGCCCACGAGTATGTCTACATCCGCACCGGAAGGGAGGGGGGCGTGCCGCCGCCGCTCGATCTTCGGGCGGAGGCAGCGGCGCAGGGGGTGATCCGCGAGGCCATCGCGAAGGGCTATGTCCGCTCGGCGCACGATCTCTCCGACGGCGGGCTGGGGCTGGCACTGGCCGAGTCATGCCTTCAGGCCGGGGGCCGGCTGGGCGCCGAGGTCCGCCTCCCGGAAGGCCCGGGACGGCCCGATGGCCGCCTGTTCGGCGAAACGGCTTCCCGGATCCTGGTCTCTACTCCGCCTGAATCGGCCCGCTTCCTGCGCGATTTGGCCGAATCGCGAGGAATCGGCTCCACGGAACTGGGACACGTGGCGGAAAACCGCCTTCTGGTGGAAGATGATGATGGAACACTGCTCGTCGGCTTGGATTGGAACGCCCTTCACGATGCCTGGCACGGCACTTTGGCGGAGCTGCTCTGATGCCCCTGGATGAAGAACATTTCCACGATAAGTGCGGGGTGTTCGGAATATTCAACCACCCCGAAGCCGCGAACATGGCCTACCTGGGCCTTTACGCCCTACAGCACCGGGGGCAGGAAAGCGCCGGCATCGTCGCCTCCGACGGCGAGCGCGTGCACTCTGAAGTGGGCATGGGCCTGGTGGCCGATGTTTTCGATGAAAACCGCCTCTCCGCCCTTCAAGGCCACATCGCCATCGGCCACAACCGCTACTCCACCGCCGGGCGCTCGAACATCGCCAACGCGCAGCCCTTCATGGTGGACCACTCCCGGGGCGTCATCGCGCTCGGCCACAACGGGAACATCGTCAACGCAGGCGCCATCCGCCAGGAACTCGAAACGACGGGTTCCATCTTTCAGAGCTCCTCGGACAGCGAGGTCATCCTTCACCTGATCGCGCGCTCGGAAGAAGATGATATCGAGGGTGCCTTCGCCGACGCCCTCAACCGGACGCAGGGCGCCTTTTCCATCGTGATGATGACGCGCGACAAGCTTTTCGGGGTGCGCGACGCACGCGGCTTCCGGCCGCTCATTCTCGGAAGGATGAAGCAGCCGCAAGACGGCCTCTCCTGGGTGCTCGCGAGCGAAACCTGCGCCCTCGACCTCATCGAGGCCGAATTTGAGCGCGAGATTCTGCCGGGAGAGCTGGTCGTCATCGACGAAAACGGGGTGCGCAGCCGCT from the bacterium genome contains:
- the purL gene encoding phosphoribosylformylglycinamidine synthase subunit PurL, with the translated sequence MSTVFENPAADLALALEHGLSEEEWERIVSLLGRAPNFTELGIFSAMWNEHCSYKSSRVHLKKFPTKGPRVLQGPGENAGVVSIGGDIAVAFKMESHNHPSFIEPHQGAATGVGGIIRDIFTMGARPIALMDSLHFGDLDDAHMRYLLGGVVSGIAGYGNCIGVPTVGGETRFHPCYRGNILVNVMCLGVLRADKIFRGSASGAGNPVIYVGAETGRDGIHGASMASAGFDDQTGEKRPTVQVGDPFKEKLLLEACLELMKSGAIIGIQDMGAAGLISSSVEMAGRAGTGLVLRLDSVPTREAGMNAYEMMLSESQERMLIVAKKGHESEVRDIFERWDLPSAVVGEVTKDGRLRIEMEGRSMADLPVGVLTDEAPAYNRPKKRARGLPATDPLETLPQEEDLGAGLLEMLRHPNQADKKPIWRQYDYMVRTNTLAPPGGDAAVIRIKGTKKAVALSTDGNARYCMLDAQLGGSHAVAEAARNVSCTGATPIAMTNCLNFGNPERPAVMSQFALAVEGMAAACRALEVPVVSGNVSFYNETHGIAIYPTPVVGMVGLLDDARKRVGAGFQRIGDAVLLLHPAGESPLPENGAHEYVYIRTGREGGVPPPLDLRAEAAAQGVIREAIAKGYVRSAHDLSDGGLGLALAESCLQAGGRLGAEVRLPEGPGRPDGRLFGETASRILVSTPPESARFLRDLAESRGIGSTELGHVAENRLLVEDDDGTLLVGLDWNALHDAWHGTLAELL
- the purF gene encoding amidophosphoribosyltransferase, translating into MPLDEEHFHDKCGVFGIFNHPEAANMAYLGLYALQHRGQESAGIVASDGERVHSEVGMGLVADVFDENRLSALQGHIAIGHNRYSTAGRSNIANAQPFMVDHSRGVIALGHNGNIVNAGAIRQELETTGSIFQSSSDSEVILHLIARSEEDDIEGAFADALNRTQGAFSIVMMTRDKLFGVRDARGFRPLILGRMKQPQDGLSWVLASETCALDLIEAEFEREILPGELVVIDENGVRSRFPFPEVEKCQCIFEHIYFARPDSVIFGNNVYRVRRQLGVELARENPVDADIVIPVPDYGLAAALGYAEESGLPFEMGLIRNHYVGRTFIEPQSSIRHFGVKVKLNPTKAYIEGKRVIVVDDSIVRGTTSRKIVEMIRRAGATEVHMRITSPPITHPCFFGIDMPTHEELIASSKTVEETREFITADSLAYLSLEGLLRCVAPRSEDFCSSCFTGNYPIAVESNDPQLSLFRELRTSEHRV